From Pseudopipra pipra isolate bDixPip1 unplaced genomic scaffold, bDixPip1.hap1 HAP1_SCAFFOLD_66, whole genome shotgun sequence, the proteins below share one genomic window:
- the LOC135408805 gene encoding collagen alpha-1(I) chain-like gives MGITPPDRQSASFMVGTTTAASRGLAFLSLARPRARHAAGRGSAGADPPPKPARPAGRRLGRAAPPDVLEETATRRGGRGPVPEAPSAGAARSAAGGGAATRCALRRYLRAGGASPRAFFFPPFSLSPLSGSPSRLRPHRRPALRAAGTHGRHPDPGRHRHLACFYPRTPEKLAGPRGRHTARYGEEAPPRREGRHLACHGKPTGRGDRPARTPASAAPLGRPRRSAGPPGALSHASRKASSIVTRGTAPRPLSLSLPLRGGRHVPQAADAGGPHATLHGSLPARQEAGAAGRPAPDNPRFRPRRAHGRPPQSGTPPACESATEQRPGDGDGEKNKKPPRKKHARLSLAVLATAARGSGRGPRPSLPDSLSLPTGSRLGGGRPLPGRSRALTHFLFPGALGVLRLKAAGAKIKKTEKKGREGAPLRPQPGPRPTDLRGTQPSGSQAGGAGPTARAARPPWLSRRPKRREGRGAAASPANGHRASPGLPGDSVGFSVCRRGRRPQPGRPAPPPSARWAGPRLRAEEGGTNKRAEARRGRRLARPSGGPVTEPLRQPAGPRRGRTPTASPRHAAGTAAARQPRTGRRHPGPGHLRGSREAAGEKARAGSALRAPAANRPQQCPPPPPDDGRRLKAGPPKGRDAAASPPSHTIAFARGPQGAGSRHRLGLDAAVGPPRAPLGRPSPALPRLRFRARLSSSSPVIGPARGSRSRAPRLSRAGLPAARGVGRPVARAEGRAAADAEEKGPSEPALLDNPCPQYGQTRPGAAAPPKRLEAPQRGGAREQAASRLDLTGGGARQRPLGRLPGPAATTGLPRKCRQAPKSRRSPGRPGGPAPGRRRGAGRRRRPRRPHRPAPEPGRPDARQPRNRVDLMLDSTRRGTRPAAPDWANGSARKPGPTENVSSFTLGAGERLLRSERRAESAALSPETGSSRYSRTSALPGGAEAAEPASGQGKALTPERKSAAKGHGRWSPRNEPPGRRRVPHDHAVRDGGEAAPRPSAPPLPTTSGAPHRARPGGRAAGYREPTEAPAALRYRYV, from the exons CGGCCCGGTCCCCGAGGCCCCTTCGGCCGGGGCGGCTCGCTCggcagcgggcggcggcgcggcgaccCGCTGCGCTCTCCGGCGCTacctgcgggcggggggcgcttccccccgagcctttttctttcctcccttttctctctcgcctctctctggctcgccgtcgcggctccggccgcaccgccgcccggcgctgcgCGCGGCCGGCACCCACGGGCGCCACCCGGACCCAGGCCGGCACCGGCACCTCGCCTGTTTTtacccaaggacacctgaaaagctcgcggggccgcgcggccgTCACACAGCTCGGTACGGTGAAGAAGCCCCTCCCCGGCGGGAGGGGCGACACCTCGCCTGCCACGGGAAGCCCACGGGCAGAGGAGACCGCCCGGCCCGAACACCGGCCTCCGCCGCGCCTCTCGGCCGGCCACGGAGGAGCGCCGGCCCGCCGGGGGCCCTCTCCCACGCCTCCCGAAAAGCCTCATCCATCGTCACTCGGGGAACGGCCCCACGGCCACTCTCGCTCAGCCTGCCACTACGCGGAGGACGGCACGTGCCCCAGGCCGCCGACGCCGGCGGCCCGCACGCTACTCTCCACGGCTCTCTCCCGGCCCGGCAGGAGGCGGGTGCCGCCGGACGCCCGGCTCCGGACAACCCACGcttccggccccgccgggcccacgGCCGCCCCCCGCAGAGCGGCACACCTCCAGCGTGCGAAAGCGCCACCGAAC AAAGGCCGGGGGACGGCgacggggagaaaaacaaaaagcccccgaGAAAAAAGCACGCGCGCCTCTCGCTCGCCGTGCTAGCCACGGCcgcccggggctcggggcggggcccgcgcccCTCGCTCCCCGATTCCCTCtcgctgcccacgggctcgCGCCTCGGCGGCGGCCGGCCGCTGCCGGGCCGCTCTCGCGCTCTCAcgcactttctcttccctggcgcGCTCGGCGTGCTGCGGCTTAAGGCCGCCggagcaaaaatcaaaaaaacggaaaaaaaagGCCGGGAGGGCGCCCCACTTCGCCCGCAACCCGGCCCCCGGCCGACAGACCTTCGCGGAACCCAGCCCTCCGGCAGCCAGGCCGGCGGGGCAGGCCCGACCGCAcgggccgcccggccgccgtgGCTCTCGCGCCGGcctaagaggagggaggggcgaggcgccgccgcctcgcccgccaACGGCCATCGTgcgtccccagggctccccggcgACTCTGTCGGGTTCTCGGTctgccggcgcggccgccggccacagcctggccggccggcgccgccgccttcgGCCCGCTGGGCGGGTCCCCGGCTTAGGGCCGAGGAAGGGGGAACGAACAAAAGAGCCGAGGCGCGCCGAGGGCGCCGCCTCGCCCGACCATCGGGCGGTCCCGTCACCGAGCCCCTCCGGCAACCGGCCGGGCCCAGGCGAGGCCGCACGCCCACCGCCAGTCCCCGGCACGCCGCCGGCACCGCTGCCGCCCGGCAGCCGAGGACAGGGCGCCGCCACCCAGGCCCGGGCCATCTTCGGGGCTCTCGGGAGGCGGCCGGGGAAAAAGCCCGCGCGGGCTCGGCCCTTCGAGCCCCGGCCGCCAACCGCCCGCAACaatgcccgccgccgccgccggacgaCGGGCGCCGGCTTAAGGCCGGCCCACCGAAAGGACGagacgccgccgcctcgccgccctCGCACACCATCGCCTTCGCCCGGGGCCCTCAGGGAGCCGGCAGCCGCCACCGGCTCGGGCTGGACGCTGCTGTCGGGCCCCCGCGGGCCCCCCTCGGCCGTCCCAGTCCCGCACTCCCTCGGCTGCGCTTTCGCGCTCGGCTCTCGTCTTCCTCTCCCGTCATCGGGCCCGCCCGAGGAAGCCGGTCGAGAGCCCCGCGGCTTTCTCGCGCCGGCCTTCCTGCCGCTCGTGGGGTTGGCCGGCCCGTGGCACGCGCCGAAGGCCGCGCGGCAGCAGACGCGGAAGAAAAGGGGCCCTCGGAACCCGCGCTGCTAGACAACCCCTGCCCACAATACGGACAGACGCGTCCTGGCGCCGCCGCGCCTCCGAAGCGGCTCGAGGCTCCTCAGCGGGGAGGCGCGCGAGAGCAGGCCGCCTCTCGCCTAGACCTAACCGGAGGCGGCGCCCGACAGCGACCCCTTGGCCGACTTCCGGGGCCGGCCgcgacaacaggtctaccccgaAAATGCCGACAGGCGCCTAAGTCCCGCCGGAGCccgggtagacctggtggccCTGCGCCGGGACGCCGCCGGGGCGCaggccgccggcggcggccgcggcggccgcaTCGGCCGGCtccggaaccgggtagacctgatgctcgccagccccggaaccgggtagacctgatgctcgaCAGCACCCGGCGGGGCACGAGGCCGGCCGCGCCCGACTGGGCGAACGGGTCGGCCCGGAAGCCCGGgccaacag agaacgtctcttctttcaccctcggggcaggggaaaggctgctacGCTCGGAGCGCCGGGCAGAAAGCGCAGCGCTAAGCCCCGAGACCGGCTCTAGCCGCTACTCTCGGACATCGGCTCTTCCCGGCGGCGCCGAGGCGGCCGAGCCCG cctcggggcaggggaaagccttAACGCCGGAGAGGAAGTCTGCCGCAAAGGGCCACGGGAGATGGAGTCCCCGCAACGAGCCCCCCGGGAGA CGCCGGGTGCCCCACGATCATGCGGTACGCGACGGGGGAGAGGCGGCGCCGCGTCCGTCCGCCCCTCCGCTCCCGACCACGAGCGGCGCTCCGCAccgggcccgccccggggggcgggcggccggcTATCGCGAGCCCACCGAGGCGCCGGCGGCGCTGCGGTATCGCTACGTCTAG
- the LOC135408801 gene encoding Ig-like V-type domain-containing protein FAM187A: MACPTFLTFENVAYLADMTLKLPCKCKPKEVSSVVWYFQKNLLGCETTVLTDFNGTVVLDSSHVLTGSNLLKRFSICMFRLIMFPAQVRDSGHYLCGSKEGHFPRLLCLHSPEVAVRSCLALCPPKEVPEEGVQSISNIIYKFGEKPMSPSQTDLVITCPGARPEHTVGWDKDSVQLYRSQYLVGVGKGMRVFIDHRNHLHILQVCRSDRGTYFCWRDGEMMVGFWLSVTFPAQHWHGPESIFIMRAMGISFAVITGIFFLTHLGRCCWWALRKQTGL, translated from the coding sequence ATGGCATGTCCCACCTTCCTGACATTTGAGAATGTTGCCTACTTGGCAGACATGACCCTCAAGCTTCCCTGCAAATGCAAGCCCAAGGAGGTCTCTTCTGTCGTCTGGTACTTCCAGAAGAACCTGCTCGGCTGCGAGACCACGGTGCTGACGGACTTCAACGGCACCGTGGTGCTGGACTCCAGCCACGTCCTCACAGGCAGCAACCTGCTGAAGCGCTTCAGCATCTGCATGTTCAGACTCATCATGTTCCCGGCCCAGGTGAGGGATTCTGGGCACTACCTGTGCGGCTCCAAGGAAGGGCACTTCCCGCGCCTCCTGTGCCTCCACAGCCCTGAGGTGGCCGTCCGGAGCTGCTTGGCACTGTGCCCGCCCAAGGAGGTGCCCGAGGAGGGAGTCCAGTCCATCTCCAACATCATCTACAAGTTTGGGGAGAAGCCCATGTCCCCATCCCAAACTGACCTGGTGATCACGTGCCCGGGGGCCCGCCCGGAGCACACCGtgggctgggacaaggactcAGTCCAACTCTACCGCTCCCAGTACCTCGTGGGTGTTGGGAAGGGCATGAGGGTCTTCATCGACCACAGGAACCACCTGCACATCCTGCAGGTGTGCAGGAGCGACAGGGGCACCTACTTCTGCTGGAGGGATGGCGAGATGATGGTGGGATTCTGGCTCAGCGTCACCTTCCCGGCTCAGCACTGGCACGGCCCTGAGTCCATCTTCATCATGAGGGCCATGGGCATCAGCTTCGCCGTCATCACCGGCATCTTCTTCCTCACCCACCTGGGCCGCTGCTGCTGGTGGGCACTCAGGAAACAGACCGGGTTGTAG
- the LOC135408808 gene encoding LOW QUALITY PROTEIN: dephospho-CoA kinase domain-containing protein-like (The sequence of the model RefSeq protein was modified relative to this genomic sequence to represent the inferred CDS: deleted 2 bases in 1 codon), which translates to MFLVGLSGGIASGKSTVVAMLWELGCCAVIDADLIAREVVQPYSKAHQQILWYFGTEILLENGKINREALGNMIFSQPEKGWLLNSITHPEILKEMLKQILKYFVLGYCYMILDIPLLFETHGLTKFMRYTVLVYCDPPAQCARLMRRNGLDMDTADAQISSQIPLEEKLQWATHIIDNSGDRESTHRQVLRLHIRLEDSLDFLWAWLAVGPAIAGLGGLVLLLLWHLI; encoded by the exons ATGTTCCTGGTGGGACTCTCGGGTGGGATTGCATCAGGGAAGAGCACGGTGGTGGCcatgctgtgggagctgggc tgctgtgccgtGATCGACGCTGACCTTATTGCCAGGGAGG TGGTGCAGCCCTACTCCAAGGCCCACCAGCAGATCCTGTGGTACTTCGGCACTGAGATCCTCCTGGAGAATGGCAAGATAAACCGCGAGGCTCTTGGAAACATGATCTTCTCCCAGCCGGAGAAAGGGTGGCTGCTGAACTCCATCACCCACCCCGAGATCCTGAAGGAGATGCTGAAGCAGATCCTGAAGTACTTTGTGCTCG GATACTGCTACATGATCCTGGACATCCCTCTGCTCTTCGAGACCCACGGGTTGACCAAGTTTATGAGATACACAGTCTTGGTTTATTG TGACCCCCCGGCGCAGTGTGCACGGCTGATGAGGCGGAATGGGCTGGACATGGACACAGCTGATGCCCAGATCAGCTCCCAGATCCCACTGGAGGAGAAGCTCCAGTGGGCAACTCACATCATCGACAACTCGGGGGACAGGGAGAGCACCCACCGGCAGGTGCTGCGGCTCCACATCCGCCTTGAAGATTCCCTGGATTTCCTCTGGGCCTGGCTGGCGGTGGGCCCGGCCATCGCTGGGCTTGGGGGGCTGGTGTTACTCCTCCTGTGGCATCTCATCTAA
- the LOC135408806 gene encoding collagen alpha-1(I) chain-like produces the protein MGITPPDRQSASFMVGTTTAASRGLAFLSLARPRARHAAGRGSAGADPPPKPARPAGRRLGRAAPPDVLEETATRRGGRGPVPEAPSAGAARSAAGGGAATRCALRRYLRAGGASPRAFFFPPFSLSPLSGSPSRLRPHRRPALRAAGTHGRHPDPGRHRHLACFYPRTPEKLAGPRGRHTARYGEEAPPRREGRHLACHGKPTGRGDRPARTPASAAPLGRPRRSAGPPGALSHASRKASSIVTRGTAPRPLSLSLPLRGGRHVPQAADAGGPHATLHGSLPARQEAGAAGRPAPDNPRFRPRRAHGRPPQSGTPPACESATEQRPGDGDGEKNKKPPRKKHARLSLAVLATAARGSGRGPRPSLPDSLSLPTGSRLGGGRPLPGRSRALTHFLFPGALGVLRLKAAGAKIKKTEKKGREGAPLRPQPGPRPTDLRGTQPSGSQAGGAGPTARAARPPWLSRRPKRREGRGAAASPANGHRASPGLPGDSVGFSVCRRGRRPQPGRPALPPSARWAGPRLRAEEGGTNKRAEARRGRRLARPSGGPVTEPLRQPAGPRRGRTPTASPRHAAGTAAARQPRTGRRHPGPGHLRGSREAAGEKARAGSALRAPAANRPQQCPPPPPDDGRRLKAGPPKGRDAAASPPSHTIAFARGPQGAGSRHRLGLDAAVGPPRAPLGRPSPALPRLRFRARLSSSSPVIGPARGSRSRAPRLSRAGLPAARGVGRPVARAEGRAAADAEEKGPSEPALLDNPCPQYGQTRPGAAAPPKRLEAPQRGGAREQAASRLDLTGGGARQRPLGRLPGPAATTGLPRKCRQAPKSRRSRVDLVALRRDAAGAQAAGGGRGGRIGRLRNRVDLMLASPGTG, from the exons ATGGGAATAACGCCGCCGGATCGCCAGTCGGCATCGTTTATGGTCGGAACTACGACG GCGGCCTCCCGCGGGCTCGCCTTCCTTTCCctcgcgcggccgcgcgcgcgccacgccgccggccgcggctcgGCTGGGGCTGACCCGCCCCCGAAGCcggcccggccggccggccggcggcTCGGCCGCGCGGCACCACCGGACGTGCTAGAGGAGACGGCGACCCGACGAGGCGGGCGCGGCCCGGTCCCCGAGGCCCCTTCGGCCGGGGCGGCTCGCTCggcagcgggcggcggcgcggcgaccCGCTGCGCTCTCCGGCGCTacctgcgggcggggggcgcttccccccgagcctttttctttcctcccttttctctctcgcctctctctggctcgccgtcgcggctccggccgcaccgccgcccggcgctgcgCGCGGCCGGCACCCACGGGCGCCACCCGGACCCAGGCCGGCACCGGCACCTCGCCTGTTTTtacccaaggacacctgaaaagctcgcggggccgcgcggccgTCACACAGCTCGGTACGGTGAAGAAGCCCCTCCCCGGCGGGAGGGGCGACACCTCGCCTGCCACGGGAAGCCCACGGGCAGAGGAGACCGCCCGGCCCGAACACCGGCCTCCGCCGCGCCTCTCGGCCGGCCACGGAGGAGCGCCGGCCCGCCGGGGGCCCTCTCCCACGCCTCCCGAAAAGCCTCATCCATCGTCACTCGGGGAACGGCCCCACGGCCACTCTCGCTCAGCCTGCCACTACGCGGAGGACGGCACGTGCCCCAGGCCGCCGACGCCGGCGGCCCGCACGCTACTCTCCACGGCTCTCTCCCGGCCCGGCAGGAGGCGGGTGCCGCCGGACGCCCGGCTCCGGACAACCCACGcttccggccccgccgggcccacgGCCGCCCCCCGCAGAGCGGCACACCTCCAGCGTGCGAAAGCGCCACCGAAC AAAGGCCGGGGGACGGCgacggggagaaaaacaaaaagcccccgaGAAAAAAGCACGCGCGCCTCTCGCTCGCCGTGCTAGCCACGGCcgcccggggctcggggcggggcccgcgcccCTCGCTCCCCGATTCCCTCtcgctgcccacgggctcgCGCCTCGGCGGCGGTCGGCCGCTGCCGGGCCGCTCTCGCGCTCTCAcgcactttctcttccctggcgcGCTCGGCGTGCTGCGGCTTAAGGCCGCCggagcaaaaatcaaaaaaacggaaaaaaaagGCCGGGAGGGCGCCCCACTTCGCCCGCAACCCGGCCCCCGGCCGACAGACCTTCGCGGAACCCAGCCCTCCGGCAGCCAGGCCGGCGGGGCAGGCCCGACCGCAcgggccgcccggccgccgtgGCTCTCGCGCCGGcctaagaggagggaggggcgaggcgccgccgcctcgcccgccaACGGCCATCGTgcgtccccagggctccccggcgACTCTGTCGGGTTCTCGGTctgccggcgcggccgccggccACAGCCTGGCCGGCCGGCGCTGCCGCCTTCGGCCCGCTGGGCGGGTCCCCGGCTTAGGGCCGAGGAAGGGGGAACGAACAAAAGAGCCGAGGCGCGCCGAGGGCGCCGCCTCGCCCGACCATCGGGCGGTCCCGTCACCGAGCCCCTCCGGCAACCGGCCGGGCCCAGGCGAGGCCGCACGCCCACCGCCAGTCCCCGGCACGCCGCCGGCACCGCTGCCGCCCGGCAGCCGAGGACAGGGCGCCGCCACCCAGGCCCGGGCCATCTTCGGGGCTCTCGGGAGGCGGCCGGGGAAAAAGCCCGCGCGGGCTCGGCCCTTCGAGCCCCGGCCGCCAACCGCCCGCAACaatgcccgccgccgccgccggacgaCGGGCGCCGGCTTAAGGCCGGCCCACCGAAAGGACGagacgccgccgcctcgccgccctCGCACACCATCGCCTTCGCCCGGGGCCCTCAGGGAGCCGGCAGCCGCCACCGGCTCGGGCTGGACGCTGCTGTCGGGCCCCCGCGGGCCCCCCTCGGCCGTCCCAGTCCCGCACTCCCTCGGCTGCGCTTTCGCGCTCGGCTCTCGTCTTCCTCTCCCGTCATCGGGCCCGCCCGAGGAAGCCGGTCGAGAGCCCCGCGGCTTTCTCGCGCCGGCCTTCCTGCCGCTCGTGGGGTTGGCCGGCCCGTGGCACGCGCCGAAGGCCGCGCGGCAGCAGACGCGGAAGAAAAGGGGCCCTCGGAACCCGCGCTGCTAGACAACCCCTGCCCACAATACGGACAGACGCGTCCTGGCGCCGCCGCGCCTCCGAAGCGGCTCGAGGCTCCTCAGCGGGGAGGCGCGCGAGAGCAGGCCGCCTCTCGCCTAGACCTAACCGGAGGCGGCGCCCGACAGCGACCCCTTGGCCGACTTCCGGGGCCGGCCgcgacaacaggtctaccccgaAAATGCCGACAGGCGCCTAAGTCCCGCCGGAgccgggtagacctggtggccCTGCGCCGGGACGCCGCCGGGGCGCaggccgccggcggcggccgcggcggccgcaTCGGCCGGCtccggaaccgggtagacctgatgctcgccagccccggaaccgggtag